In Paralichthys olivaceus isolate ysfri-2021 chromosome 1, ASM2471397v2, whole genome shotgun sequence, the following are encoded in one genomic region:
- the isl2b gene encoding insulin gene enhancer protein isl-2b isoform X2 — MVDIIFSSSFLGDMGDHSKKKPGFAMCVGCGSQIHDQYILRVSPDLEWHAACLKCAECSQYLDESCTCFVRDGKTYCKRDYVRLFGIKCAKCNLGFSSSDLVMRARDNVYHIECFRCSVCSRQLLPGDEFSLREEELLCRADHSLMLERSSAGSPISPGHVHSNRALHLAADPVTVRQAPHRNHVHKQSEKTTRVRTVLNEKQLHTLRTCYNANPRPDALMKEQLVEMTGLSPRVIRVWFQNKRCKDKKKTLLIKQLQQQHSDKTNLQGLTGTPLVAGSPIRHESTVQGNPVEVQTYQPPWKALSEFALQSDLDQPAFQQLVSFSESGSLGNSSGSDVTSLSSQLPDTPNSMVPSPVET; from the exons ATGGTGGATATTATTTTCAGCTCTTCTTTCTTGGGTGATATGGGGGATCATTCCAAAA AGAAGCCAGGATTCGCGATGTGTGTCGGATGTGGAAGTCAGATCCATGACCAGTACATACTGAGAGTCTCTCCCGACCTGGAGTGGCACGCAGCCTGCCTCAAGTGCGCGGAGTGCAGCCAGTACCTGGATGAGTCCTGCACTTGTTTCGTCCGGGACGGAAAAACATATTGCAAAAGAGATTATGTAAG GCTCTTTGGAATAAAATGCGCAAAATGCAACCTGGGATTCAGCAGCAGCGACCTGGTGATGAGGGCCCGGGATAACGTGTATCACATCGAGTGCTTTCGGTGCTCGGTGTGCAGCCGGCAGCTGCTGCCGGGAGACGAGTTCTCTCTGCGGGAAGAGGAGCTGCTGTGCCGGGCGGACCACAGCCTGATGCTGGAGAGGAGCTCCGCAGGGAGCCCCATCAGCCCCGGACACGTCCACTCCAACAGAGCACTACACCTGGCAG CAGACCCGGTCACGGTGCGACAGGCCCCGCATCGGAACCACGTGCACAAGCAGTCGGAGAAGACGACGCGGGTGCGGACTGTGCTGAACGAGAAGCAGCTGCACACGCTGCGGACCTGCTACAACGCCAACCCGCGGCCGGACGCGCTGATGAAGGAGCAGCTGGTGGAGATGACCGGCCTCAGCCCCCGGGTGATCCGCGTCTGGTTCCAGAACAAGCGCTgcaaggacaagaagaagacgctgctgataaagcagctccagcagcagcacagtgataAGACT AACCTCCAGGGCCTCACAGGGACGCCTCTCGTGGCCGGGAGTCCAATCCGACATGAGAGCACCGTGCAGGGGAACCCGGTGGAGGTCCAGACCTACCAGCCTCCGTGGAAGGCCCTGAGTGAGTTCGCCTTGCAGAGCGACCTGGACCAGCCAGCCTTCCAacaattg gtGTCTTTCTCTGAATCGGGCTCTCTCGGAAACTCCTCAGGCAGCGACGTGACTTCTTTGTCCTCTCAGTTACCGGACACCCCCAACAGTATGGTACCCAGCCCGGTGGAGACGTGA
- the isl2b gene encoding insulin gene enhancer protein isl-2b isoform X1, protein MVDIIFSSSFLGDMGDHSKKKPGFAMCVGCGSQIHDQYILRVSPDLEWHAACLKCAECSQYLDESCTCFVRDGKTYCKRDYVRLFGIKCAKCNLGFSSSDLVMRARDNVYHIECFRCSVCSRQLLPGDEFSLREEELLCRADHSLMLERSSAGSPISPGHVHSNRALHLAADPVTVRQAPHRNHVHKQSEKTTRVRTVLNEKQLHTLRTCYNANPRPDALMKEQLVEMTGLSPRVIRVWFQNKRCKDKKKTLLIKQLQQQHSDKTVSIFNLQGLTGTPLVAGSPIRHESTVQGNPVEVQTYQPPWKALSEFALQSDLDQPAFQQLVSFSESGSLGNSSGSDVTSLSSQLPDTPNSMVPSPVET, encoded by the exons ATGGTGGATATTATTTTCAGCTCTTCTTTCTTGGGTGATATGGGGGATCATTCCAAAA AGAAGCCAGGATTCGCGATGTGTGTCGGATGTGGAAGTCAGATCCATGACCAGTACATACTGAGAGTCTCTCCCGACCTGGAGTGGCACGCAGCCTGCCTCAAGTGCGCGGAGTGCAGCCAGTACCTGGATGAGTCCTGCACTTGTTTCGTCCGGGACGGAAAAACATATTGCAAAAGAGATTATGTAAG GCTCTTTGGAATAAAATGCGCAAAATGCAACCTGGGATTCAGCAGCAGCGACCTGGTGATGAGGGCCCGGGATAACGTGTATCACATCGAGTGCTTTCGGTGCTCGGTGTGCAGCCGGCAGCTGCTGCCGGGAGACGAGTTCTCTCTGCGGGAAGAGGAGCTGCTGTGCCGGGCGGACCACAGCCTGATGCTGGAGAGGAGCTCCGCAGGGAGCCCCATCAGCCCCGGACACGTCCACTCCAACAGAGCACTACACCTGGCAG CAGACCCGGTCACGGTGCGACAGGCCCCGCATCGGAACCACGTGCACAAGCAGTCGGAGAAGACGACGCGGGTGCGGACTGTGCTGAACGAGAAGCAGCTGCACACGCTGCGGACCTGCTACAACGCCAACCCGCGGCCGGACGCGCTGATGAAGGAGCAGCTGGTGGAGATGACCGGCCTCAGCCCCCGGGTGATCCGCGTCTGGTTCCAGAACAAGCGCTgcaaggacaagaagaagacgctgctgataaagcagctccagcagcagcacagtgataAGACTGTAAGCATCTTC AACCTCCAGGGCCTCACAGGGACGCCTCTCGTGGCCGGGAGTCCAATCCGACATGAGAGCACCGTGCAGGGGAACCCGGTGGAGGTCCAGACCTACCAGCCTCCGTGGAAGGCCCTGAGTGAGTTCGCCTTGCAGAGCGACCTGGACCAGCCAGCCTTCCAacaattg gtGTCTTTCTCTGAATCGGGCTCTCTCGGAAACTCCTCAGGCAGCGACGTGACTTCTTTGTCCTCTCAGTTACCGGACACCCCCAACAGTATGGTACCCAGCCCGGTGGAGACGTGA
- the isl2b gene encoding insulin gene enhancer protein isl-2b isoform X3, producing the protein MVDIIFSSSFLGDMGDHSKKKPGFAMCVGCGSQIHDQYILRVSPDLEWHAACLKCAECSQYLDESCTCFVRDGKTYCKRDYVRLFGIKCAKCNLGFSSSDLVMRARDNVYHIECFRCSVCSRQLLPGDEFSLREEELLCRADHSLMLERSSAGSPISPGHVHSNRALHLADPVTVRQAPHRNHVHKQSEKTTRVRTVLNEKQLHTLRTCYNANPRPDALMKEQLVEMTGLSPRVIRVWFQNKRCKDKKKTLLIKQLQQQHSDKTNLQGLTGTPLVAGSPIRHESTVQGNPVEVQTYQPPWKALSEFALQSDLDQPAFQQLVSFSESGSLGNSSGSDVTSLSSQLPDTPNSMVPSPVET; encoded by the exons ATGGTGGATATTATTTTCAGCTCTTCTTTCTTGGGTGATATGGGGGATCATTCCAAAA AGAAGCCAGGATTCGCGATGTGTGTCGGATGTGGAAGTCAGATCCATGACCAGTACATACTGAGAGTCTCTCCCGACCTGGAGTGGCACGCAGCCTGCCTCAAGTGCGCGGAGTGCAGCCAGTACCTGGATGAGTCCTGCACTTGTTTCGTCCGGGACGGAAAAACATATTGCAAAAGAGATTATGTAAG GCTCTTTGGAATAAAATGCGCAAAATGCAACCTGGGATTCAGCAGCAGCGACCTGGTGATGAGGGCCCGGGATAACGTGTATCACATCGAGTGCTTTCGGTGCTCGGTGTGCAGCCGGCAGCTGCTGCCGGGAGACGAGTTCTCTCTGCGGGAAGAGGAGCTGCTGTGCCGGGCGGACCACAGCCTGATGCTGGAGAGGAGCTCCGCAGGGAGCCCCATCAGCCCCGGACACGTCCACTCCAACAGAGCACTACACCTGGCAG ACCCGGTCACGGTGCGACAGGCCCCGCATCGGAACCACGTGCACAAGCAGTCGGAGAAGACGACGCGGGTGCGGACTGTGCTGAACGAGAAGCAGCTGCACACGCTGCGGACCTGCTACAACGCCAACCCGCGGCCGGACGCGCTGATGAAGGAGCAGCTGGTGGAGATGACCGGCCTCAGCCCCCGGGTGATCCGCGTCTGGTTCCAGAACAAGCGCTgcaaggacaagaagaagacgctgctgataaagcagctccagcagcagcacagtgataAGACT AACCTCCAGGGCCTCACAGGGACGCCTCTCGTGGCCGGGAGTCCAATCCGACATGAGAGCACCGTGCAGGGGAACCCGGTGGAGGTCCAGACCTACCAGCCTCCGTGGAAGGCCCTGAGTGAGTTCGCCTTGCAGAGCGACCTGGACCAGCCAGCCTTCCAacaattg gtGTCTTTCTCTGAATCGGGCTCTCTCGGAAACTCCTCAGGCAGCGACGTGACTTCTTTGTCCTCTCAGTTACCGGACACCCCCAACAGTATGGTACCCAGCCCGGTGGAGACGTGA
- the isl2b gene encoding insulin gene enhancer protein isl-2b isoform X6, with protein sequence MSPALVSSGTEKHIAKEIMLFGIKCAKCNLGFSSSDLVMRARDNVYHIECFRCSVCSRQLLPGDEFSLREEELLCRADHSLMLERSSAGSPISPGHVHSNRALHLAADPVTVRQAPHRNHVHKQSEKTTRVRTVLNEKQLHTLRTCYNANPRPDALMKEQLVEMTGLSPRVIRVWFQNKRCKDKKKTLLIKQLQQQHSDKTVSIFNLQGLTGTPLVAGSPIRHESTVQGNPVEVQTYQPPWKALSEFALQSDLDQPAFQQLVSFSESGSLGNSSGSDVTSLSSQLPDTPNSMVPSPVET encoded by the exons ATGAGTCCTGCACTTGTTTCGTCCGGGACGGAAAAACATATTGCAAAAGAGATTAT GCTCTTTGGAATAAAATGCGCAAAATGCAACCTGGGATTCAGCAGCAGCGACCTGGTGATGAGGGCCCGGGATAACGTGTATCACATCGAGTGCTTTCGGTGCTCGGTGTGCAGCCGGCAGCTGCTGCCGGGAGACGAGTTCTCTCTGCGGGAAGAGGAGCTGCTGTGCCGGGCGGACCACAGCCTGATGCTGGAGAGGAGCTCCGCAGGGAGCCCCATCAGCCCCGGACACGTCCACTCCAACAGAGCACTACACCTGGCAG CAGACCCGGTCACGGTGCGACAGGCCCCGCATCGGAACCACGTGCACAAGCAGTCGGAGAAGACGACGCGGGTGCGGACTGTGCTGAACGAGAAGCAGCTGCACACGCTGCGGACCTGCTACAACGCCAACCCGCGGCCGGACGCGCTGATGAAGGAGCAGCTGGTGGAGATGACCGGCCTCAGCCCCCGGGTGATCCGCGTCTGGTTCCAGAACAAGCGCTgcaaggacaagaagaagacgctgctgataaagcagctccagcagcagcacagtgataAGACTGTAAGCATCTTC AACCTCCAGGGCCTCACAGGGACGCCTCTCGTGGCCGGGAGTCCAATCCGACATGAGAGCACCGTGCAGGGGAACCCGGTGGAGGTCCAGACCTACCAGCCTCCGTGGAAGGCCCTGAGTGAGTTCGCCTTGCAGAGCGACCTGGACCAGCCAGCCTTCCAacaattg gtGTCTTTCTCTGAATCGGGCTCTCTCGGAAACTCCTCAGGCAGCGACGTGACTTCTTTGTCCTCTCAGTTACCGGACACCCCCAACAGTATGGTACCCAGCCCGGTGGAGACGTGA
- the isl2b gene encoding insulin gene enhancer protein isl-2b isoform X4 codes for MVDIIFSSSFLGDMGDHSKKKPGFAMCVGCGSQIHDQYILRVSPDLEWHAACLKCAECSQYLDESCTCFVRDGKTYCKRDYVRLFGIKCAKCNLGFSSSDLVMRARDNVYHIECFRCSVCSRQLLPGDEFSLREEELLCRADHSLMLERSSAGSPISPGHVHSNRALHLAADPVTVRQAPHRNHVHKQSEKTTRVRTVLNEKQLHTLRTCYNANPRPDALMKEQLVEMTGLSPRVIRVWFQNKRCKDKKKTLLIKQLQQQHSDKTVSIFNLQGLTGTPLVAGSPIRHESTVQGNPVEVQTYQPPWKALSVFL; via the exons ATGGTGGATATTATTTTCAGCTCTTCTTTCTTGGGTGATATGGGGGATCATTCCAAAA AGAAGCCAGGATTCGCGATGTGTGTCGGATGTGGAAGTCAGATCCATGACCAGTACATACTGAGAGTCTCTCCCGACCTGGAGTGGCACGCAGCCTGCCTCAAGTGCGCGGAGTGCAGCCAGTACCTGGATGAGTCCTGCACTTGTTTCGTCCGGGACGGAAAAACATATTGCAAAAGAGATTATGTAAG GCTCTTTGGAATAAAATGCGCAAAATGCAACCTGGGATTCAGCAGCAGCGACCTGGTGATGAGGGCCCGGGATAACGTGTATCACATCGAGTGCTTTCGGTGCTCGGTGTGCAGCCGGCAGCTGCTGCCGGGAGACGAGTTCTCTCTGCGGGAAGAGGAGCTGCTGTGCCGGGCGGACCACAGCCTGATGCTGGAGAGGAGCTCCGCAGGGAGCCCCATCAGCCCCGGACACGTCCACTCCAACAGAGCACTACACCTGGCAG CAGACCCGGTCACGGTGCGACAGGCCCCGCATCGGAACCACGTGCACAAGCAGTCGGAGAAGACGACGCGGGTGCGGACTGTGCTGAACGAGAAGCAGCTGCACACGCTGCGGACCTGCTACAACGCCAACCCGCGGCCGGACGCGCTGATGAAGGAGCAGCTGGTGGAGATGACCGGCCTCAGCCCCCGGGTGATCCGCGTCTGGTTCCAGAACAAGCGCTgcaaggacaagaagaagacgctgctgataaagcagctccagcagcagcacagtgataAGACTGTAAGCATCTTC AACCTCCAGGGCCTCACAGGGACGCCTCTCGTGGCCGGGAGTCCAATCCGACATGAGAGCACCGTGCAGGGGAACCCGGTGGAGGTCCAGACCTACCAGCCTCCGTGGAAGGCCCTGA gtGTCTTTCTCTGA
- the isl2b gene encoding insulin gene enhancer protein isl-2b isoform X5 → MVDIIFSSSFLGDMGDHSKKKPGFAMCVGCGSQIHDQYILRVSPDLEWHAACLKCAECSQYLDESCTCFVRDGKTYCKRDYVRLFGIKCAKCNLGFSSSDLVMRARDNVYHIECFRCSVCSRQLLPGDEFSLREEELLCRADHSLMLERSSAGSPISPGHVHSNRALHLAADPVTVRQAPHRNHVHKQSEKTTRVRTVLNEKQLHTLRTCYNANPRPDALMKEQLVEMTGLSPRVIRVWFQNKRCKDKKKTLLIKQLQQQHSDKTNLQGLTGTPLVAGSPIRHESTVQGNPVEVQTYQPPWKALSVFL, encoded by the exons ATGGTGGATATTATTTTCAGCTCTTCTTTCTTGGGTGATATGGGGGATCATTCCAAAA AGAAGCCAGGATTCGCGATGTGTGTCGGATGTGGAAGTCAGATCCATGACCAGTACATACTGAGAGTCTCTCCCGACCTGGAGTGGCACGCAGCCTGCCTCAAGTGCGCGGAGTGCAGCCAGTACCTGGATGAGTCCTGCACTTGTTTCGTCCGGGACGGAAAAACATATTGCAAAAGAGATTATGTAAG GCTCTTTGGAATAAAATGCGCAAAATGCAACCTGGGATTCAGCAGCAGCGACCTGGTGATGAGGGCCCGGGATAACGTGTATCACATCGAGTGCTTTCGGTGCTCGGTGTGCAGCCGGCAGCTGCTGCCGGGAGACGAGTTCTCTCTGCGGGAAGAGGAGCTGCTGTGCCGGGCGGACCACAGCCTGATGCTGGAGAGGAGCTCCGCAGGGAGCCCCATCAGCCCCGGACACGTCCACTCCAACAGAGCACTACACCTGGCAG CAGACCCGGTCACGGTGCGACAGGCCCCGCATCGGAACCACGTGCACAAGCAGTCGGAGAAGACGACGCGGGTGCGGACTGTGCTGAACGAGAAGCAGCTGCACACGCTGCGGACCTGCTACAACGCCAACCCGCGGCCGGACGCGCTGATGAAGGAGCAGCTGGTGGAGATGACCGGCCTCAGCCCCCGGGTGATCCGCGTCTGGTTCCAGAACAAGCGCTgcaaggacaagaagaagacgctgctgataaagcagctccagcagcagcacagtgataAGACT AACCTCCAGGGCCTCACAGGGACGCCTCTCGTGGCCGGGAGTCCAATCCGACATGAGAGCACCGTGCAGGGGAACCCGGTGGAGGTCCAGACCTACCAGCCTCCGTGGAAGGCCCTGA gtGTCTTTCTCTGA